In the Bifidobacterium catenulatum PV20-2 genome, one interval contains:
- a CDS encoding LacI family DNA-binding transcriptional regulator, with amino-acid sequence MATIREIAKRVGFSQATVSRVLKDDPTFSVKDSTREKILNASLEMGYKNVPQYQRITIPQDIAILDNVIPDKGLQDAYFDDLCEVLVKHAEEQRMNVTMQEDVDSLIANADKYAGFISVGPSPLDRKTLHRLHKKLPHGVFIDINPAPALFDSVQPDLEQTILDASDALMTSGCSRIGFIGGLGNIMGEHEYPEDVRTFAFRNWALRLGLDVQGLVYADGPFTVENGRLQGHQLVQDHADDLPDAVIAAADPLAVGVLQAFATENVMVPRDIKVISINNQEIAKYTSPALSSYDISQDELAKAAVLMLAEALTANRKISQHMRISTSLVARDSFTPQD; translated from the coding sequence ATGGCCACTATCAGAGAGATAGCAAAACGGGTAGGTTTCTCCCAAGCCACTGTTTCGAGGGTTTTGAAGGACGATCCCACCTTTTCGGTGAAGGATTCCACCCGTGAGAAAATCCTAAACGCCAGTCTGGAAATGGGGTACAAGAACGTACCGCAATACCAACGCATCACCATTCCGCAAGATATTGCGATTCTCGACAATGTCATTCCCGACAAGGGTTTGCAGGACGCGTATTTCGACGATTTGTGCGAAGTGCTCGTCAAGCATGCCGAAGAGCAACGCATGAACGTGACCATGCAGGAAGACGTGGATTCGTTGATCGCCAACGCTGACAAATACGCGGGTTTCATTTCGGTTGGCCCGTCGCCGTTGGATCGTAAGACGTTGCACCGTCTGCATAAGAAACTTCCCCACGGCGTCTTCATCGACATCAATCCTGCGCCAGCATTGTTCGATTCGGTGCAACCCGATTTGGAACAGACGATTTTGGATGCGAGTGACGCGCTTATGACGTCCGGTTGCTCACGAATCGGCTTTATTGGCGGCTTGGGCAACATTATGGGCGAGCATGAATATCCGGAAGATGTTCGTACGTTCGCATTTCGCAATTGGGCGCTGCGTTTGGGCTTGGACGTGCAGGGATTAGTGTATGCGGATGGCCCGTTCACTGTGGAAAATGGCCGTTTACAAGGGCATCAGTTGGTGCAGGATCATGCTGATGATTTGCCCGATGCAGTGATTGCTGCCGCCGATCCGTTGGCGGTTGGCGTGCTGCAGGCATTTGCCACCGAAAATGTGATGGTACCGCGAGATATCAAAGTAATCAGCATAAACAATCAGGAGATCGCGAAATACACGTCTCCCGCATTATCGTCGTACGACATCAGCCAGGACGAACTTGCGAAAGCTGCAGTACTCATGCTTGCCGAAGCACTGACCGCCAACCGCAAAATCAGCCAGCATATGCGAATCTCCACCAGTCTCGTCGCCCGCGACAGCTTCACCCCGCAAGACTGA
- a CDS encoding N-acetylglucosamine-6-phosphate deacetylase, translated as MEQSRERFANEVDIALAQSARPFAIHNARKVDARGVAEHYWLVSDGSAIIATGNRDDDFAAACASVGLDADTDSDSVSSADSGNAMTGSAGSVTDAAGRMMTPGYVDIHAHGSWGSSFDDGVQGIRMARAGHMMHGTIRQVLSLITNPLDVMCANLQTVHGMMSARPDILGAHLEGPFLALSRKGAHDPECLKDPVPEYVDRLLHAANGCLRQITIAPELPHGIDAICRFAAAGVVPAVGHCDADYATARKGFNAGAGIMTHMFNAMNGLHHRKPGPIPAAVEDPRVTIELINDGFHVQDPMVRLGFSFAPHRIAFVTDAMAATDCPDGHYLLGALDVNVIDGHARLVSNGAIAGSTLTLEKAVQRAVLELGFTPTDAVEAATLTPAKAFGFNRANPVTKQPLGLLAPGYAADVLLLDPATWAVEHVWCDAHLLR; from the coding sequence ATGGAACAGTCTCGGGAGCGTTTTGCGAATGAGGTGGACATTGCGTTGGCGCAGTCGGCCCGCCCGTTTGCGATTCACAATGCGCGCAAAGTCGATGCGCGAGGTGTTGCGGAGCATTATTGGCTGGTTTCCGATGGTAGTGCGATTATTGCGACTGGGAATCGGGACGATGATTTTGCTGCGGCTTGCGCAAGCGTCGGTTTGGATGCCGATACTGATTCCGATTCGGTCAGTTCGGCTGATTCCGGCAATGCCATGACCGGTTCGGCTGGTTCCGTCACCGACGCTGCAGGTCGCATGATGACTCCCGGTTACGTCGACATTCATGCGCACGGTTCGTGGGGAAGTTCCTTCGATGATGGTGTGCAAGGCATACGCATGGCTCGCGCAGGTCATATGATGCACGGCACCATCCGCCAAGTGCTCAGTTTGATCACCAATCCGCTAGACGTGATGTGCGCCAATCTTCAAACCGTGCATGGCATGATGAGTGCCCGCCCTGACATTCTCGGCGCTCATTTGGAAGGACCGTTCCTCGCGTTGTCTCGCAAGGGTGCGCATGATCCGGAATGCTTGAAGGATCCGGTTCCCGAATATGTTGATCGGCTTTTGCATGCTGCGAACGGCTGTTTGCGGCAGATCACCATCGCCCCCGAGCTACCGCATGGCATTGATGCGATTTGTCGTTTTGCTGCGGCTGGAGTGGTTCCTGCGGTGGGACATTGCGATGCCGATTATGCGACCGCTCGCAAGGGTTTTAATGCGGGTGCGGGCATTATGACGCACATGTTCAATGCGATGAATGGTTTGCATCATCGTAAGCCAGGCCCGATTCCGGCTGCCGTTGAAGATCCGCGCGTCACTATCGAGTTGATTAATGATGGTTTTCATGTGCAGGATCCGATGGTGCGTTTGGGATTCAGTTTCGCCCCGCATCGCATTGCGTTTGTGACCGATGCCATGGCTGCCACCGATTGCCCGGATGGTCATTATTTGCTGGGTGCGTTGGATGTGAATGTGATTGATGGTCACGCTCGGCTTGTGTCGAATGGTGCGATTGCCGGTTCCACGTTGACGTTGGAAAAGGCTGTGCAACGTGCGGTGCTCGAATTAGGATTCACGCCTACCGACGCGGTGGAAGCCGCCACGTTGACTCCGGCTAAAGCATTCGGTTTCAACCGTGCGAACCCGGTCACCAAGCAGCCGCTCGGTCTGCTTGCCCCCGGCTATGCTGCCGACGTGCTTCTGCTCGACCCCGCCACCTGGGCCGTCGAACACGTCTGGTGCGACGCCCACCTCCTTCGTTGA
- a CDS encoding family 20 glycosylhydrolase yields the protein MTNENTREWAIIPEPNSMTVGEGVVSLPYAGRVNESIAIGDGDYLLAHQLVADIRSTTGLDWDVATGDMWPGFISLHIADSDASEEAGTPGAYTLTIDIDGIAITGCDFEGMRNGVQTLRQLIRQNGAVLPVLQIEDAPAYRIRGYYLDATRGRVPTLAWLKQWADKLCLYKYNQLQLYIEHTFAFDGMSETWRGSSPLTPADILEFDQYCANLGIELVPSVSTFGHQYVAMRTQELRELGEFPEDADRPFSFIERMRHHTLNVADDRAFAFSTQLVDSYLQLFRTKRFNICADETFDLGKGQSKQEAQRVGVATLYATYVGKLCEHLSQQGHEPMFWGDIAIEMPEILETLPNNVTLLNWQYDPEATDEKIQLVAKAGAKQIVCPAVWGWNALLPRVDDAWNNIARIARYGIDCGAEGMLVTDWGDFGHVNDPRMAVPGMIFGAQYAWNPAGDTAESIVKDTDENSAENDLLARISRVEYGDCSARFVALLCNASAQAVFTWRELVEYLELDDGTGNCNTDVAQTIPCLTERLANQGTALTLREARDRMMRNMATTIERIPQANRKLQQCMVEIAPIMAHTGKPGIAAAVRIAMEGQLLLNRVGFALADAHGVRDARDVDDRQPSDYRTLARELECWCEAYAKEWAVTSQPSELHRIQETVWKAADELR from the coding sequence ATGACAAATGAGAATACCCGCGAATGGGCGATCATTCCCGAACCGAACAGCATGACGGTCGGCGAAGGCGTGGTATCGCTGCCCTACGCGGGTCGTGTGAACGAATCCATTGCAATTGGCGATGGTGATTATCTGCTTGCACATCAGCTTGTTGCCGACATACGTTCCACAACAGGGCTTGATTGGGATGTTGCGACTGGCGATATGTGGCCTGGATTCATCAGTTTGCATATTGCGGATTCGGACGCGTCGGAAGAAGCTGGCACTCCCGGTGCATACACGCTGACTATTGATATTGACGGTATTGCGATTACCGGTTGCGATTTCGAGGGCATGCGCAACGGTGTGCAGACCCTGCGTCAACTCATACGTCAAAACGGTGCCGTGCTACCAGTGCTGCAGATCGAAGATGCTCCCGCATATCGGATCAGGGGATATTACTTGGATGCGACGCGCGGCCGCGTGCCAACGCTTGCATGGCTCAAACAGTGGGCCGACAAGCTCTGCCTCTACAAATACAACCAATTGCAGCTTTACATCGAGCATACGTTCGCATTCGACGGCATGAGCGAAACATGGCGTGGTTCAAGCCCGCTCACGCCGGCAGACATACTTGAATTCGACCAATACTGTGCGAACCTTGGCATCGAACTCGTGCCGTCAGTCTCCACATTCGGCCACCAATACGTGGCGATGCGCACGCAGGAACTGCGCGAACTTGGCGAATTCCCCGAAGACGCAGACCGGCCGTTCAGCTTCATCGAACGCATGAGGCACCACACACTCAACGTCGCCGACGATCGAGCGTTCGCGTTCTCCACGCAACTGGTCGACTCGTACCTGCAACTCTTCCGCACGAAGCGGTTTAATATCTGCGCAGACGAAACCTTCGACCTCGGCAAAGGCCAATCGAAGCAGGAAGCGCAACGTGTGGGCGTCGCAACGCTGTACGCAACATACGTGGGCAAACTGTGCGAACACCTGTCCCAGCAAGGCCACGAGCCCATGTTCTGGGGAGACATCGCCATCGAAATGCCGGAAATCCTCGAAACCCTGCCAAACAACGTCACCCTGCTGAACTGGCAGTACGATCCGGAAGCAACCGACGAGAAAATCCAACTTGTTGCGAAAGCCGGAGCCAAACAAATCGTATGCCCGGCAGTATGGGGGTGGAATGCGCTGCTTCCGCGCGTCGACGACGCATGGAACAACATTGCGCGTATCGCGCGCTACGGCATTGACTGTGGTGCGGAAGGCATGCTCGTCACCGATTGGGGTGATTTTGGGCATGTCAACGATCCGCGCATGGCCGTGCCTGGCATGATATTCGGTGCGCAATATGCGTGGAATCCTGCCGGAGATACTGCCGAAAGTATTGTTAAAGATACTGACGAAAATAGTGCCGAAAATGATTTGCTCGCGCGTATTTCGCGCGTCGAATATGGCGATTGCAGCGCACGATTCGTTGCATTGCTTTGTAACGCTTCCGCGCAAGCCGTATTTACTTGGCGTGAGCTTGTGGAATATCTCGAATTGGATGATGGCACGGGAAACTGCAATACTGATGTTGCGCAAACCATCCCATGCTTGACCGAACGTCTTGCCAATCAGGGAACCGCATTGACCTTGCGTGAAGCGCGTGATCGCATGATGCGTAATATGGCAACGACAATCGAACGAATTCCGCAAGCCAATCGTAAGTTGCAGCAATGCATGGTTGAAATCGCGCCGATTATGGCACATACAGGAAAGCCGGGCATTGCAGCTGCCGTGCGTATCGCCATGGAAGGTCAGCTGTTGCTCAATCGAGTGGGGTTCGCGCTCGCCGACGCACATGGCGTGCGTGATGCGCGTGACGTTGACGATCGGCAGCCTTCCGATTACCGTACGCTGGCACGCGAGCTCGAATGCTGGTGCGAGGCCTATGCGAAGGAATGGGCCGTGACGAGCCAACCATCGGAACTGCACCGCATTCAGGAAACCGTGTGGAAAGCGGCCGACGAGTTGCGGTGA
- the nagB gene encoding glucosamine-6-phosphate deaminase, which translates to MTEVIIVKNEREAGDIYGRSVADLIKTKPNAVLGLATGSSPLAAYQSLARIVHSEHIDVSQVRGFALDEYLGLPLDHPQSYHSTIHRTVVEPLGLNPDLVHVPGDVLDGAPLSDGERIAAAGPAYDKAIEEAGGIDVQILGIGTDGHVGFNEPGSSLASGTRVKTLVEQTRIDNARFFDDDIDKVPTHCITQGIGTILKARHLVLLAFGSGKAEAVAETVEGGVSAFCPASALQMHPHATIIVDEEAASRLRHKDYYRYAYAHKPAWQRI; encoded by the coding sequence ATGACTGAAGTCATCATCGTGAAAAACGAACGCGAAGCGGGCGATATTTACGGCCGTTCAGTCGCCGATCTCATCAAAACCAAGCCGAATGCGGTGCTGGGACTTGCAACCGGATCCAGCCCGCTCGCCGCATACCAGTCGCTCGCACGCATTGTGCACAGTGAGCATATTGACGTATCGCAGGTGCGCGGTTTCGCATTGGACGAATACTTGGGATTGCCGCTTGATCACCCGCAGTCGTATCATTCCACCATTCACCGCACGGTTGTGGAACCGCTTGGACTGAACCCTGATTTGGTGCACGTGCCTGGTGACGTGCTTGACGGGGCACCGTTGAGCGACGGCGAACGCATTGCGGCTGCCGGCCCTGCCTACGATAAGGCGATCGAAGAGGCCGGTGGCATAGACGTGCAGATTCTGGGCATTGGCACAGATGGGCATGTGGGCTTCAATGAGCCGGGATCGTCGCTTGCTTCCGGAACGCGCGTCAAAACGCTGGTTGAACAGACACGCATCGATAACGCCCGATTCTTTGACGACGACATCGACAAGGTGCCTACGCATTGCATCACGCAGGGCATTGGTACGATTCTCAAAGCTCGCCATTTGGTGCTGCTCGCCTTCGGATCAGGCAAGGCCGAAGCTGTGGCCGAAACGGTGGAGGGCGGTGTGAGCGCGTTCTGCCCGGCGTCCGCGCTGCAAATGCATCCGCACGCTACCATTATTGTGGACGAAGAGGCTGCGAGCCGCCTACGCCACAAGGACTACTACCGTTACGCCTACGCTCACAAGCCCGCTTGGCAGCGCATCTGA
- a CDS encoding chitinase, producing the protein MFIAILCIALVAAGTWSWITFTRTAAKKLPEPWFGGYVDVTTTPSYEFESKVGNVYRNVILGFVTAGDGCQPSWGGYYTLDEATSTLDLDSRIAQTYKTDRTVTVSFGGQNGTELATACTDVDALADAYQQVIDRYHITSLDFDIENTNLDGYSEAATRRAQAVAKLIANEKAKNKGKDDTSHDLIISLTLPADAKGLTMQGMQTVNAFLDAGVTPSTVNLMTMDFNVASTSITQSTLIKSSLNAAHAQYKTLLYSRGRLFGDHQIWELLGATVLIGQNDTKNEYFTLDNAREINTFALETGLGHLSMWSLNRDQQCGENYTNTNTLKTFCSGRKQTDGEFATTLGSGFRGIPGTLVDFDNASWHSSQEAYPTWEPDVLYKHGDKVIRNGNIYESLGNNENEQPDSAEEGTNAPWRIIGPVL; encoded by the coding sequence TTGTTCATAGCAATACTATGCATCGCGCTCGTCGCGGCCGGCACATGGTCGTGGATCACGTTCACGCGAACGGCGGCTAAGAAATTGCCGGAACCCTGGTTCGGCGGCTATGTGGACGTGACCACAACCCCCTCATACGAGTTCGAATCCAAGGTGGGCAATGTCTACCGGAATGTGATTCTCGGATTCGTCACCGCCGGCGACGGCTGCCAGCCGAGCTGGGGCGGCTATTACACGCTTGATGAAGCAACCTCCACACTTGATCTTGACAGCCGCATCGCGCAAACCTACAAAACCGACCGCACGGTAACCGTCAGCTTCGGCGGGCAGAACGGTACCGAACTGGCCACCGCATGCACTGACGTCGACGCGCTTGCCGACGCATACCAGCAGGTGATCGACCGCTATCACATCACCTCACTCGACTTCGATATCGAAAACACGAATCTCGACGGCTACAGCGAAGCCGCAACCCGGCGAGCGCAGGCCGTGGCAAAACTCATCGCCAATGAAAAAGCGAAAAACAAAGGAAAAGACGATACCAGCCACGATCTGATCATCAGTCTGACGCTTCCAGCCGACGCGAAAGGCCTTACAATGCAAGGCATGCAAACCGTGAATGCGTTTCTGGACGCCGGCGTGACGCCCTCCACCGTGAATCTCATGACCATGGATTTCAACGTGGCATCCACGTCGATCACACAATCCACCCTGATCAAAAGCTCGTTGAACGCGGCCCACGCGCAATACAAAACCTTGCTGTACAGCCGCGGCAGACTCTTCGGCGACCATCAGATCTGGGAACTGCTGGGAGCCACCGTGCTCATCGGCCAGAATGACACCAAAAACGAGTATTTCACGCTCGACAATGCGCGCGAGATCAACACGTTCGCGCTGGAAACAGGCCTGGGACACTTAAGCATGTGGTCGTTGAACCGCGACCAGCAATGCGGCGAAAACTATACGAACACAAACACGCTCAAAACGTTCTGCAGCGGCAGGAAACAGACGGACGGCGAATTCGCCACCACCCTGGGATCAGGATTCCGAGGCATACCGGGCACGCTCGTCGATTTCGACAACGCAAGCTGGCATTCCTCTCAGGAGGCCTACCCCACATGGGAGCCAGACGTACTGTACAAGCACGGCGACAAGGTGATCCGGAACGGCAATATCTACGAATCGCTGGGCAACAACGAAAACGAGCAGCCAGACAGCGCCGAGGAAGGCACCAACGCACCGTGGCGCATCATCGGACCGGTGCTATAA
- a CDS encoding EAL domain-containing protein, with the protein MERSIWNRPFMSIDETILSTCGGVLAESLRVNKEVTLLRTEAETDTLTEALTYRAFIGHLKSLQTENVHNLVAVVYFGVEHLRTVNEHYGRKIGNAVLRSVGMRLSQLLPENATLSRVNGAEFAMIVTDVTSTSDVEELATRMRNLAVMPVYTEEGEVSVDVSSSISFSNATDGFAVLLADASAHIYESESSNLPAVDGTTATLAAQNGSDDYVNASDVLRHAIEDNTISVLYQPIFDVNTKRITSLDTIVRVHDEKGRTLAPYFVTAEAHRLNMSVQLTLDVLETCVKDMTAFRKVAPELDIVDICMNGSELGASVFHERLEQLTHEQPQLRFGLQLGSHAIHVAHDEVDDEVDDEVADLAALPNVELGLTNAGTTYSEVAAFAHLPLDFARFDKTVVRAFRTPRAKQIMQRMLEISRDNDAFHVVFDGVETLDQVEFIRSIGGTLAEGTLLSNAMNANEFLMRLETMGTSLPEAAPRQAE; encoded by the coding sequence ATGGAACGCAGCATTTGGAATCGTCCGTTCATGTCGATCGACGAAACGATATTGTCCACTTGCGGCGGAGTGCTTGCTGAATCGTTGCGCGTGAACAAGGAAGTGACGCTGCTGCGCACCGAAGCGGAAACGGATACGCTGACCGAAGCGCTCACGTATCGTGCGTTCATCGGGCATTTGAAGAGTCTGCAGACTGAAAATGTGCATAATCTGGTTGCCGTGGTGTATTTCGGTGTGGAGCATTTGCGCACCGTCAACGAACATTATGGACGCAAAATCGGCAATGCCGTGCTGCGATCCGTGGGCATGCGTTTAAGCCAGCTGCTGCCGGAAAACGCCACGCTTTCGCGCGTGAACGGCGCGGAATTCGCCATGATTGTAACCGATGTGACGTCAACCAGTGATGTGGAGGAGTTGGCCACACGCATGCGCAATCTTGCCGTCATGCCGGTGTACACCGAAGAGGGTGAGGTTTCCGTGGACGTGTCGAGCAGTATTTCGTTCTCGAATGCGACGGACGGTTTCGCCGTGCTGCTTGCCGATGCGAGCGCGCATATTTACGAGTCGGAAAGTTCCAACCTGCCGGCGGTCGACGGCACGACGGCCACGCTTGCCGCGCAAAATGGTTCAGACGATTACGTCAACGCGTCCGACGTGCTTCGCCATGCAATCGAAGACAATACGATTTCCGTGCTCTACCAGCCGATTTTCGATGTGAATACGAAGCGCATCACTTCACTGGATACGATCGTGCGCGTGCATGATGAGAAGGGCCGTACGCTGGCACCGTATTTCGTAACGGCCGAAGCGCATCGTCTCAATATGAGCGTGCAACTGACACTCGACGTGCTGGAAACCTGCGTGAAAGACATGACCGCGTTCCGCAAGGTGGCACCCGAATTGGATATTGTGGACATTTGCATGAATGGTTCGGAACTGGGCGCGTCCGTCTTCCACGAGCGCTTGGAGCAGTTGACTCATGAGCAGCCACAGCTGCGTTTCGGTTTGCAGTTGGGATCGCATGCCATTCATGTGGCGCATGATGAAGTTGATGATGAAGTTGATGATGAGGTCGCCGATCTTGCCGCTTTGCCGAACGTCGAGTTGGGTTTGACCAATGCTGGCACCACGTATTCGGAGGTTGCTGCATTCGCACATCTTCCGTTGGATTTCGCACGATTCGACAAAACGGTAGTTCGCGCTTTCCGTACGCCTCGCGCGAAGCAGATCATGCAGCGCATGCTCGAGATTTCGCGCGACAATGATGCGTTCCATGTGGTGTTCGATGGCGTGGAGACTTTGGATCAGGTTGAGTTCATCCGTTCCATCGGAGGCACGCTTGCGGAGGGCACGTTGTTGAGTAACGCCATGAACGCCAACGAGTTCCTCATGCGCCTCGAAACCATGGGCACTTCATTGCCCGAAGCCGCCCCGAGACAAGCTGAGTAA
- a CDS encoding glycosyltransferase family 2 protein — MARIGDTEGGDRKHQWGAETSTQPLAIMHDKPSPTRVVLGYVAIICTVISWLIYMITMILSLFVNNPSLTLRFVVEGVLYMTIVTTLIFSALVYLVTRQGALYRFIRHERVPRAMLDDHFAHNYSKGITVLIPSYVEQPKVVEKTIWSAALQEFPDLAVVLLIDDPPHPKNDEARAILKASRELMPKVLAELAVPAERFTKARDETAAALADQMDARRSVVARCAEDYRAAAQWLEHKADTWLIEDHTDDFFCDQVLRGLARDLRLTERALNESITLQQHVDANRILQLYERLVRIFTAKGWSFERKLYASTSREGNKAMNLNSFIGLMGHSLKRVETSDGVILRDVYEDESPDFVMRNSEYVLTLDADSMLLRDYCLRLVYQMEQPGNERVAVIQTPYSSYRGAPTRIERIAAATTDIQHMLHQGMTYYDATFWVGANAVIRKAALDDICVVSTEGTRTVKTYIQDRTVIEDTESSIDLGYFGWHLVNYPERLSYSATPPDFGSLVVQRRRWANGGLLIIGKFFHIVHARHQQGNDVKLGEWALRVNYMASIAWSSFGLMFLLAYPFNQRLLSPWVVLASLPYFATMSSDLKRNGYKRSDIFRIYGFNIVLLTVNLSGTLKSIQQGMTNTKIPFARTPKVNNRTASPALYVTMPWVIIIYSCMVFYADTFSHNWGNAVFAGFNAIVTFWALTAYIGIWHSVQDMVAGLIRWFFVPIKEPQQEAARKKSSWRDALYFGDRQMIYESRPL, encoded by the coding sequence GTGGCAAGAATAGGGGATACTGAGGGTGGTGATCGCAAACATCAGTGGGGAGCGGAAACCTCCACGCAACCGCTTGCGATTATGCATGACAAGCCTTCGCCGACGCGAGTCGTGCTCGGTTACGTTGCCATCATCTGCACGGTTATTTCATGGCTTATCTACATGATCACGATGATTCTGTCATTGTTCGTCAACAATCCCTCGCTCACATTACGTTTCGTGGTTGAAGGCGTGCTGTACATGACGATTGTGACCACGCTGATTTTCAGTGCGCTCGTCTACTTGGTCACACGGCAAGGAGCGCTATACCGCTTCATCCGGCATGAGCGCGTACCTCGAGCCATGCTCGACGACCATTTCGCACACAACTACAGCAAAGGCATCACCGTACTCATCCCATCGTATGTGGAACAGCCAAAAGTCGTCGAAAAAACAATCTGGTCAGCCGCACTGCAAGAATTTCCCGATCTGGCAGTCGTACTCTTAATCGACGATCCTCCACATCCTAAAAATGACGAAGCGCGCGCGATCCTCAAAGCAAGCCGCGAACTTATGCCGAAAGTGCTCGCCGAATTGGCGGTGCCAGCCGAACGCTTCACGAAAGCGCGAGACGAAACCGCTGCGGCGCTCGCCGATCAGATGGATGCGAGACGTAGCGTGGTCGCACGCTGTGCGGAAGACTATCGTGCGGCCGCACAATGGCTGGAGCATAAGGCCGATACTTGGCTGATCGAAGATCATACCGACGATTTCTTCTGCGATCAGGTATTGCGCGGTCTTGCACGCGACTTGCGTTTGACGGAACGGGCGTTGAACGAATCGATCACATTGCAGCAGCATGTCGACGCGAATCGCATTCTGCAACTGTATGAACGTTTGGTGCGTATCTTCACCGCAAAAGGATGGTCTTTCGAGCGCAAACTGTACGCATCGACCTCCCGTGAAGGCAACAAAGCCATGAATCTGAATTCGTTCATCGGATTGATGGGGCACTCGTTGAAGCGTGTGGAAACGTCGGATGGCGTGATTTTGCGTGACGTGTACGAGGACGAATCTCCGGATTTTGTGATGCGTAATTCCGAATACGTGCTGACGCTCGATGCCGATTCCATGCTGCTGCGCGATTACTGCCTGCGTTTGGTGTACCAGATGGAACAGCCGGGCAACGAGCGCGTGGCCGTGATTCAAACCCCGTATTCCTCGTATCGTGGTGCGCCGACACGAATCGAACGCATCGCGGCCGCCACCACCGACATTCAGCACATGCTGCATCAGGGCATGACGTACTATGACGCCACGTTCTGGGTGGGTGCGAACGCGGTGATTCGCAAGGCCGCGCTTGACGACATCTGCGTGGTCTCAACTGAGGGCACGCGCACGGTGAAAACGTATATTCAGGATCGCACGGTGATTGAAGACACCGAATCCAGCATTGATTTGGGCTATTTCGGCTGGCATTTGGTTAATTATCCGGAGCGGTTGAGTTATAGTGCTACGCCTCCGGATTTCGGCTCGCTGGTGGTGCAGCGGCGACGTTGGGCGAACGGTGGGCTGCTGATCATCGGCAAATTCTTCCACATCGTGCATGCCCGGCATCAGCAAGGCAATGATGTGAAGCTGGGCGAGTGGGCGTTGCGCGTGAATTACATGGCGTCCATCGCATGGTCGAGTTTCGGCTTGATGTTCCTGTTGGCGTATCCGTTCAATCAGCGGTTGCTCAGCCCGTGGGTGGTGCTTGCTTCGTTGCCGTATTTTGCCACCATGTCGAGTGATTTGAAACGTAACGGGTATAAGCGTTCTGATATTTTCCGTATTTACGGTTTCAATATCGTGCTGTTGACGGTGAATCTTTCCGGTACGCTCAAGTCGATTCAGCAGGGCATGACGAACACGAAGATTCCGTTCGCGCGCACGCCGAAGGTCAATAATCGTACTGCGTCTCCGGCATTGTATGTGACGATGCCGTGGGTGATCATTATTTATTCGTGCATGGTGTTCTATGCCGATACGTTTTCGCATAACTGGGGTAACGCGGTGTTCGCCGGATTCAATGCGATCGTGACGTTCTGGGCGCTGACTGCATATATCGGCATCTGGCATTCCGTGCAAGACATGGTGGCCGGTCTGATTCGTTGGTTCTTCGTGCCGATCAAGGAACCGCAGCAGGAGGCGGCCCGCAAGAAGTCCTCATGGCGTGACGCCCTCTACTTCGGCGACCGCCAAATGATCTACGAGTCCCGCCCGCTCTGA